ACAGGTCCGTGCCCCAGCCGTCGCCCCGCTCGGCCGTGCCGGGGACGCCGGGAGAGTCCTGCGTCCACCACTGGACCTCGTCCGCGGGCCCGTTCTCGCCGCCGTGGCGCACGCCGACCAGGCCGCCGGTCATGGTCTCGCCGCCGTCGTCGGGTGAGTTCGGCTCGCCGGTCACCAGGTCGTCGTAGCCGTCGTTGTCGATGTCACCGGACGCGGTGACCGGACCGCCGGGCACGTCCCGCTCGTAGGTCAGTCCGTCGGCCTGTCCGGACAGGTACGTGGACCAGCCGTGCCCCGGTTCGTCGCCGGCCGTCACGCCCGACACGACGAGGTCCGCGAACCCGTTCCTGTCGTAGTCGCCCGTCGTCAGCGACCTGGGCAGGATGTGGCGCTCCCGCGCCCGGGCGGAGAGCGGCGCGGACGAGCGCCGCTCCAGGGAGCCGGGCGCGGCGGCGTCGTAGGCGAACAGCTCCAGGCCGTTGTGATCCATGACGGCCAGCAGATCGGCGGGCGTCTCGTCGGTGAAGTGCCCCGCGGCGAGGCCCGCACCGAACTGCTCGCCCGTGGTGGGCTCCTGGGTCTCCAGCCAGTCGCTGACCCCACCGCTCAGCCCCGCCTTCGAGCCCCACAGGACCGTGGCACCGCCCGCGTCCGCGACCGTACCGAGATCCTCGCCGGGGATGCCGACGATCGCGTCGTCGTACCCGTCCCCGTCCAGGTCACCGGTGGCGACCGCCTTGCCGAAGCCGTCGCCCGTCTCCGCCGCACCCGCGACGCCCGCGGTGGACTGGCTGAAGCGGGCGGCGCCGGTCGTCCCGATGCCTCGCGACGAGCCGTACTGCACGGTCACGAGTCCCGCGCCCTTCTTGCCGCTGACGGTCGCGCCGGGGGCGCCCACGAGCACGTCCTCGTACCCGTCGCCGTTGAAGTCGCTGTTGCGGTCGGCGGCCCGCGTACCGCCCGGAGTGCCCGCGTACGCGGAGGGTGCGGCTGCGATGCCCAGACCCGCCAACAGAAGAAATGATGCCGCGGCGAGTGCTGTGGAACGGTTCTTGCGCATGAGTCGGCTCCTGTGGAGAAGAACGGCTGGGCAGCGCGGGGGTGTCCGGAAAGGGCCCGTTCCTTGTCCGGCGCCCTGTTTGACATCGCAAGGGGCCCAAGGGTTGTACGGGAATTCCGACGCCGTTCACCCCCGGGCCGGCCGGCCTCGGCTCGCGCTGCCGCCGGCGGCCCGCAACTGGCGGAAGAACGCCCTCACGTCCCCGACGAGCAGGTCCGGCTGCTCCATCGCCGCGAAGTGTCCGCCCCGGTCGAACTCCGTCCAGCGCACGACGCGGTTCGTGCGCTCCGCGTGATGCCGCAGCGGAATGAAGTTGTCCCGGGGGAAGACGGCGAGCGCGGTCGGAGCGGTCGACGGCTCGGCGAGCGCGTTCCCGCCGCCGGCGTGCGCGCGCTCGTAATAGACCCGCGCGGCCGAACCCGCCGTGCCGGTGAGCCAGTACAGCATCACGTTCGTGAGCAGCTGGTCCCGGTCGACCGCGTCCTCGGGATACTCGTCCGAGTCCGTCCACTCCTTGAACTTCTCGACGATCCAGGCGAGTTGGCCGACAGGTGAGTCCGTGAGCCCGTACGCGAGGGTCTGCGGCCGGGTCGACTGGATGTCGGCGTACCCCTGCCGTTCGCGGGTCCACTCCTGGTGGCGCCGCCAGGAGGCGAGGGTGCGTTCGCGTTCCCGGGGGTCCAGCGCCGCCAGTTCCCCGGCGGTCGGCTCGGAGCCGGCGTGGGCGCCGGGCAGCAGGTTCAGATGGACACCGATCACCCGGTCCGGGTGGGTCCGGCCCAGCTCGCGGGAGATCGCCGCGCCCCAGTCACCGCCCTGCGCGGCGAACCGGCGGTAGCCGAGCCGGTCCATGAGCACGGCGAACGCGGCGGCGATACGGCGGTACTCCCAGCCGGTGTCGTGCGTGGGCCCCGACAGGCCGAACCCGGGGATGCTCGGCACCACCACGTGGAAGGCGTCGGCGGGATCACCGCCGTGGGCGCGCGGATCGGTCAACGGGCCCACGATGTCGAGGAACTCGGCGATCGAGCCGGGCCAGCCGTGGGTGACGATCAGCGGGGTCGCGCCGGGCTCCGGCGAGCGGATGTGGGCGAAGTGGAGGTCCGCCCCGTCGACGACCGTCGTGAACTGCGGCCACGCGTTGAGCCGGGCCTCGGCCGCGCGCCAGTCGTAGGAGTGCCGCCAGTACTCCACGAGCCCCTTGAGGTAGGTCCGCGGAACCCCGTAGGCCCAGCCCACGCCCGGCAGTTCGTCCGGCCAGCGTGTGCGGTCCATACGTGCGTGCAGATCGTCCAGGTCGGCCTGGGGAATCTCGATACGGAAGGGGCGGAGGTGGTCGAGGGGCTGGACGCCGTCGCCGTGCGGGGAGGTCATGGCGGGCCATGCTAGTTCTGGCGTGGGCCGTGGGCCGTGGGCTGTGGGCCTGTGCCAGCGACCCGCGCGGGGGAACGGCGCGTAGCGGGGTGAAGCGTGGTGGAAAGTCGGCGTGGCACCGATGAGTTTTGCGTCGAGGACCGGTCGATACAGATGACAGCGTTCCCGCTTCCCTCCAGGAGGTCCTCATGAGCACCGACGGATTCACCACGTGTCTCTGGTTCGACGGCCAGGCGGAGGAGGCCGCGAACTTCTACGTGTCGCTCTTCAAGAACTCCGAGCTGGGGAAGACGGTCCGTGCCACGGAGGCCGGGCCGGGGCCCGCCGGTTCCGTCGTCACCGTCGAC
This region of Streptomyces ortus genomic DNA includes:
- a CDS encoding FG-GAP-like repeat-containing protein; amino-acid sequence: MRKNRSTALAAASFLLLAGLGIAAAPSAYAGTPGGTRAADRNSDFNGDGYEDVLVGAPGATVSGKKGAGLVTVQYGSSRGIGTTGAARFSQSTAGVAGAAETGDGFGKAVATGDLDGDGYDDAIVGIPGEDLGTVADAGGATVLWGSKAGLSGGVSDWLETQEPTTGEQFGAGLAAGHFTDETPADLLAVMDHNGLELFAYDAAAPGSLERRSSAPLSARARERHILPRSLTTGDYDRNGFADLVVSGVTAGDEPGHGWSTYLSGQADGLTYERDVPGGPVTASGDIDNDGYDDLVTGEPNSPDDGGETMTGGLVGVRHGGENGPADEVQWWTQDSPGVPGTAERGDGWGTDLSVADTDGDGYADVAIGAAGEDIGTVADAGAVWVLRGTSAGLTATGAKSWDQDSADVSGVPEKGDKWGGQVRLTDPNADGRFGLLAAAPGENAGDGFVWVLSAGTGGITAAGSWTYGADTLGAPYLGSAFGAAIDE
- a CDS encoding epoxide hydrolase family protein — its product is MTSPHGDGVQPLDHLRPFRIEIPQADLDDLHARMDRTRWPDELPGVGWAYGVPRTYLKGLVEYWRHSYDWRAAEARLNAWPQFTTVVDGADLHFAHIRSPEPGATPLIVTHGWPGSIAEFLDIVGPLTDPRAHGGDPADAFHVVVPSIPGFGLSGPTHDTGWEYRRIAAAFAVLMDRLGYRRFAAQGGDWGAAISRELGRTHPDRVIGVHLNLLPGAHAGSEPTAGELAALDPRERERTLASWRRHQEWTRERQGYADIQSTRPQTLAYGLTDSPVGQLAWIVEKFKEWTDSDEYPEDAVDRDQLLTNVMLYWLTGTAGSAARVYYERAHAGGGNALAEPSTAPTALAVFPRDNFIPLRHHAERTNRVVRWTEFDRGGHFAAMEQPDLLVGDVRAFFRQLRAAGGSASRGRPARG